Within the Malaclemys terrapin pileata isolate rMalTer1 chromosome 24, rMalTer1.hap1, whole genome shotgun sequence genome, the region TGGCCGCTTCCGAGGCCACAGCGGGAGGAGACAAGGACCAGCTCTTGTTGCAGAACGCCAGCCCGGCCCAGGAGGGGGAATACAGCTGCCACCACCCCGGCACTGGGAAGACCCTGCGCAGGATTCGGCTGCGGGTGGGCTGTGAGTGCGTTGttcctttctgtgtgtgtgtgtgtgtgggtgtctcTCATTCTGCCCCTGCACCCACAGCTGCTGTGTCACAGACTGTCAGGAGTgggggatcgaacctgggacctcaggCTCTCAATGCAGATGCCTctgctgcctgagctaaaagagcCGCTTCTGTTAGCGAAGGCTGGGGCAGGCTGATCAGTGGGGTCCCCCCAGGGACAGAGCGCCAGGCTGAGTGGGGTGGGTGACGTGTGCTGCTCCAGGGTTGCGCTGCCCTGGATGTAGTCCGGCTTCCCCTGCAATGTCTGGGTGACTGtctgtccctccccctcctgcagcgccccctgAGAAGCCTGCCGTTGAGTGCTGGGCTGTCAGTTACCCCCAGACCGTCGACTGTACTTGGAAGCTGGCGTCTGAACCGCGCCTGGAGACTTATTTCATCACCACGTACAGGTAAAATCCTCCAGGGGCCAGCTGGGgacaagggggagagggagggagaaaggaccTGACCTCTAGGTGGTCCCCAAGTTTAGTCCCCAGGTGCAATCAGCCGACTCTTGGGGCATCACTCGTCTGCTGGGTGAGAGGCGAGCCCAGCCTCCCAGCTCGCCCTGGTAAGCCGTGGTAGCACAAAGCCCACGGGGTATGTGACCCTCTATGAGCACCAGGAGCCCATTGGACAGACAGCTGCATCCTCCCCTACCGCAGGCATGGCATGGGGGCCAAGGAGAACGAGTGTGTCCaaccgggggccggggccagcagcTGCTCCATCAGCGACATCCAGATGTTTTCCATCACCCCCTACGTGCTGAACGTGACGGCCGTGAACCCGCTGGGCGCGACGATGAACCTCTTCCCCTTCATCGTGGAGCAGATCAGTAAGAGTTCACAGCCCCTCGGGATAGGCcgccatggggaggggagggcagggatccccgggggctgggggacaggggcTCCAGGGTATAAGGGTGCGTGGCACCACGCTTAGAgcagggcactgggggcaggactcctgggttctattctcagagCTACCAGTGATTTGCTGCACGACCTTGAGCACGTCACTTAACCTCCCTTGGTTAGAGCAGcgggagtgggagtcaggactcctgggttctatgccacCTCCACggtggggctttccctgcacttGGTGACCGGGATAATGGGGCTGGGGAGGCGGGTTACCTAGTGGAGTGTGGGGCACCAGAGAAGATATTTCAGTCAATCTGACCATCGCGTTTCAGATACCAGCGGGACTGGCTGGATTGGGGATGGAGACTGGGaatctcaaaggaaacctgcggGACAGACCCATCCCCCCTTAGGCTCCATGGGGTATCCCAGCCAAAACGGGCCGGGTCCTTGCTGGGTCACGCAGCTCACCTGGGATGGAAAGTCCCCCGGGTCTGCTGGCAGCTTGGAGGCCTTTGTGCAATGAGCCGGTGGGTCTCAGCCCATTGTGCAATGGGCAGGCGCCACTTCCCAAAGCTCAGCACCGCAGGCCCATGCTGAGAAGTGTTCCCTCTAGCTCTGGGGTGAGACTCTCTAGTGGGCAGCTGTGCCTGGGAAaccgcccctgcccctgccatacGGTGCCACGACAGAGCCAGTGCTGGATGGCTGGACCTTACCATGAGGACGTTGGGATCTCATGGGCCCCAGCAGGACCCCTGGTGGGTATCAAAGAGCACAGCCCTGGGACACTCATCGTGCTGGGCTCCCCAGCTGGCGCTGCTGAGCAAAGCAACAAGACTGCACCCGCCGCTGGTGCGGAAGGACTCGGGCTGCCAGATGGACATGGACTTGGGGTGATTGTTCTGTGTGTTTTGTTAGTCCGGCCAGATCCCCCGGAAGACCTGAAGGTCTCCCCCATCCCTGGGGAGCGCAAGAAGCTGCTCCTGGAGTGGCAGCCGCCCAGTTCCTGGCCCTTCCCGCAGTACTTCCCACTCAAGTACCTCATCCGCTACGCGAGGGAGGGAGCCAACAGCAACCGAACGGTGAGTGCCCACGATGCCCCGGCGCTCTCGGCTCCAGCAGTTCGCGCGTTGCTGTCGGTTCACTTTGCTTCGCGGACAGCGTTGAGGGCAGCCCGTGCACTCAACCCACTGGAGAAGGCCCCGTTTGCCCTCCCAGGCCCGACAGTCCAGGTGGGACCCGTCTGGGTCAAGGCCGTTATCTGCTTTGGCATAGAAATGGCGCCAATCACGTCCTGCCCGCTGCCCACACCGGGACTGCAGGGTCTGAGCGAGGGCAGAGAGTCGCTGCTTTGCTTTTCTGAGCGTGCTGAAGAGCCGCAGAGCTGATtaatggggaggtggggggatccCCATCCCCTCAATTCTCTATCCCTTGGCTCTGTTCCTCCTGGGGGCAGATTCTTACACGTTCTTCTGAAGCAGCGGGCGCTGCCCACTGTCTGAGGCGGGAGGCTGGGCTAGTTGGGCCCCGGATCTGATCCACTCAGGGAATTCCTCTGGTGCTCtaagctgctcctcctcctccgtcTTTCTGCGCAGCGTCTCGTACAGCGCTGAGCACGGTGCCGCCTCTTCTGTACCTTAGCTTTGCCCAAGCTCACGGGGCGAGTCCAAGGCAGAGCCTGGTATAGAAGCTCTGTTTCCTGCCTCCCAGTCTGCTAGGCAACCTCCCCTTGCGTGTGGCCCTGCAGGGTTCCCGCGGGGCATGTTCCCGGCCTAACCCCACCTCCGCCGCATGTGTTGCCCCCCAGATCGGGCCGTACGAGCAGACCTCCTTCATCCTGACTGGGATCCGCCCCAGAGCCGTTTACCACGTGCAAGTGGCAGCCAAGGACTTCACGGACTACGGCAACTACAGCACCTGGAGCCCGCTGGTATCTGGCACCCCCTGGATGCAGCCGTGAGCGGGGTTGTCTGGTGCGGCCAGAAGCTCTCGCACCTGCCTCCCAGCGGGGTCAAGATTTGACTTGCTTTCGCCTTCACCTTCCACTCAGGTGGCTGTAATTCACCTGACAGAAAATCCAGGAGCTGGGTTGGGATGGGAGAGGGTCCCTATGCTGAGATTCTCCTTTCTGCTGCTGGGCTCTCAAAACCCCTCTGTCCTTCTCCTCGCCCCCAGTCCGCCGTGGGTAACAGCGCCCACTTCTTGCCAACCTGGCTGCTGgggctttgttgttgttgctgcccCGTGTAACCCACTGCGGGATTCAACCTGCTGTGGGCCTCAGACGCTGGGGACGAGTTTCCTTGGAGCAGAGGAAGTATGTGCCCCACTGGTAAGCGTGTGGGACGAGGCCCCCTCTGGGCCGGTTCACCGAGGACATGAGTCTGGTGCAGTCCCATCTCCGGAGCAGCGTTTCTGCTTTCAGCTCGGGAGGTCCCCAAGGTGGCTGTGTGTGTCAGTGAACCCTCCCAACTCAGACCATGGTTCCCAAGAGAGACGGGGCTACATTCCAGCCCAAATCCTGCTCTTTGGACAAAGCATGGTTCAGCTACTGAGTCAAAGCCAAGctggcagcaggaggtgccactcCTTCCCCGGGCCCCTCCCTCAAGGCTGGCAGTGGCCAGTTCACTTCAAACGCCCCTTTTGTCCTCTTCCTGAGCCTAGTTTCCCTCCCGCGCCGGCAGACCCTCTTCCCAGTGCCCAGTGTCTTCTGgtttcctgccccttctccggcCAGTTCCCTTCCTGTCATCCTCTCCCATGATGGATGCCCTCCTCTCCCTGTATCCCTGTCCTCGGTGCCAGACCCACCATCCTACTCCTAAAGAGGAGACAGCACGGGAGGCCCTGTGGACCAAATCATGGTGTTGTGCCACCAGCTTCTCATCTCCCATCTGTCAGTGCCTTGGAACTGTGCAAGTATTATCTGGCTTTGCAGCGAATTTATAATGAGCAGCAGCTGACCTTGTAACCGATTGACATGTGTGTGATGTCACAGGGATAGGAGTATCCCATGTCCACAGGCATAGCTTATATGTCTGGTTTTCCTATCGATAAGGCATCTTGTAATCAGGTTAAACATATTTAGAATAACCAAAATACTCAaagaaaatatgcattttttaGCCAAAGAAGTCAGAACGCTCGGGCATTCTCTCCGAGAACGTGCTCTTCAATGCAGAATGTGTACTGTAGAGAAATCAAAAAGCGAATGGATAAAAGAAATAAATGGCAATTATATTAAGCGATGGTCTGGCTGATGTACCTTTCGGCTTCGGGGATTTAGGTTTATCACATTTCTATTCATCATCTATTTTATTAGATTTTTGCCAAGAGACAGAGGCTGTTCaaacaaagaagagaaaaatatcttACTTTTAAATAGCATCTTTCGTTGCAAAGTGTCCACTCCTTAAAATGTTTTACAATCTAAGCCCCTaaccctgcaaagacttacacacctACTTAGTAAGACACCAGTGGGGCTACTCGTGCGTATAAAGGTAAGTCCATGATCCTGCCAACGCTTTTGCTACTGAGCATAGGATTGCTTAGTATCATGAATGATCCTATGAAGTACATTCGTCACATTAGACAGCGCTGTGCCTGGCAGGGAAtgtctgcagaatcaggccttaaaatACTCAACTTGAGGATTgctgaatgcagccacctctggggtggagcctggTGGTTGTTTGACACAAGAGTATAGGATAGGGAGAAGTAAGACTACCATATCCATTTGAAACTACAGCTTAGTGTGAGGGCAGCGTTTTGGCCTGTTGCTCTAGTATATTTTATAAGGACTTTCTTATGTCCTAGTAAgattaaatttgatttttaaatctaaattgGACGTTTGCACTAACAGATGTGTGTCAGTTCAAacgggaattaattcagggatgcCCTATTGCCTGTGTTATACGTAGGTTTGGCAGCATtcggtttttattttgttatgatTTGGATGGATAATATTActgcttatttttaagcattttttcccagtttttatctatttaaattttcacggtTATGGGAAACACTAGactttgagattcaaaaagttaaagctttataaccatgaggagcacaaattgtcaacataacatgtaaatatacaaagtaaatatccttactatggttgccaactttccgattgcagaaaaccaaacaccccgccccaccccctgccccgccccttctccgaggacccacccctgctcactccatcccccctccctctgttgctcattctTCTCCACCCTCGCTCATTTtcagcaggctgggcagggggttggggtgcagaagggggtgaggggtgagggctctggtctGGTGGCGCTCATCTCGGGCAgctcctgggcagtggggctaaggcaggctccctgctgacCTTGGCCCTGCACCTCTCCTGGAAGCGACCAg harbors:
- the EBI3 gene encoding interleukin-27 subunit beta, producing the protein MLPTGARWEMKWMVIVALVLPAWSSPCSSTAGRDGEEGLCHVQHGALGTDLLLHCDAPGGRVEWRVNGTKVAASEATAGGDKDQLLLQNASPAQEGEYSCHHPGTGKTLRRIRLRVGSPPEKPAVECWAVSYPQTVDCTWKLASEPRLETYFITTYRHGMGAKENECVQPGAGASSCSISDIQMFSITPYVLNVTAVNPLGATMNLFPFIVEQIIRPDPPEDLKVSPIPGERKKLLLEWQPPSSWPFPQYFPLKYLIRYAREGANSNRTIGPYEQTSFILTGIRPRAVYHVQVAAKDFTDYGNYSTWSPLVSGTPWMQP